A single genomic interval of uncultured Desulfobacter sp. harbors:
- a CDS encoding TRAP transporter large permease: MSPVLAGIVGIAAMIIMFMSQMPVAFVMALVGFLGFSIMTSPDAGLVLLSRNIYETFASYDLTTIPLFILMGQLGFNSGISKRLYSAGYKFLGSVRGGLAMATVTACTAFGAVCGSSPATAATMATVGLPEMKRFNYDDALATGSVASGGGIGMIMPPSVVLIIYGILTEQSIGQLFVAGIFPALLVTMLFIGSVFITCLMDKNAGPAGEKFSWAERLKALFGLGETLIIFALVVGGIFYGLFTPTEAASVGAFGVLVIAVIKRQLTWKGFVKSLMETLTTSCMVLMLIAGAVIFGKFLAVTRIPFEIASWVSGLNMAPALVIAVIIFIYFIGGCFMDALAFVTLTVPIFFPVVMELGYDPIWFGIIIVMVTEMGVITPPVGINVYVVYGVAKNVLSHNVALEKIFKGITPFLIALIIGVIILIAFPGIILFLPHLMYS, translated from the coding sequence ATGAGCCCCGTTCTTGCAGGAATCGTCGGCATTGCCGCCATGATTATCATGTTCATGAGCCAGATGCCGGTTGCGTTTGTTATGGCCCTGGTGGGGTTTTTGGGGTTTTCAATAATGACAAGCCCGGATGCAGGGCTTGTGCTTTTATCCAGGAATATTTATGAAACCTTTGCCTCCTATGATCTGACTACTATCCCGCTGTTCATTCTCATGGGGCAGCTCGGATTTAACTCCGGCATATCCAAGCGGCTCTATTCCGCCGGGTATAAATTTTTGGGCAGCGTGCGCGGCGGGCTTGCCATGGCAACGGTGACCGCCTGTACGGCATTCGGGGCCGTATGCGGCTCAAGTCCGGCCACGGCCGCCACTATGGCCACGGTGGGATTGCCCGAGATGAAACGGTTCAATTATGACGATGCACTGGCCACGGGTTCTGTGGCCTCGGGCGGCGGCATTGGCATGATCATGCCCCCGTCCGTGGTGCTGATCATCTACGGCATTTTAACGGAGCAATCTATTGGCCAGCTTTTTGTGGCCGGCATATTCCCGGCTCTTCTTGTTACCATGCTTTTTATCGGTTCTGTGTTTATTACCTGTCTTATGGACAAAAACGCCGGGCCCGCCGGAGAAAAATTTTCCTGGGCAGAGCGGCTCAAAGCGCTTTTTGGTCTTGGCGAGACCCTGATTATTTTTGCCCTGGTGGTGGGCGGCATTTTCTATGGACTGTTTACCCCCACGGAAGCTGCATCCGTAGGCGCTTTCGGTGTCTTGGTCATTGCGGTGATCAAACGTCAGCTCACCTGGAAGGGGTTCGTGAAATCCTTAATGGAAACATTGACCACCTCCTGCATGGTGTTAATGTTGATCGCAGGGGCCGTTATTTTCGGCAAATTTCTGGCCGTTACCCGGATTCCCTTTGAGATTGCATCCTGGGTGAGCGGACTTAATATGGCGCCGGCCCTGGTTATTGCCGTGATCATTTTTATCTATTTTATTGGCGGCTGTTTTATGGATGCCCTGGCCTTTGTTACCCTCACGGTTCCCATATTTTTCCCAGTGGTCATGGAGCTGGGGTATGACCCCATCTGGTTTGGCATTATCATTGTCATGGTCACGGAGATGGGGGTTATTACACCGCCTGTGGGCATCAATGTCTACGTGGTTTACGGGGTGGCCAAAAACGTGCTGTCCCATAACGTGGCCCTGGAAAAAATATTCAAGGGCATTACCCCGTTTCTGATTGCCCTGATTATCGGGGTTATCATTCTCATTGCCTTTCCCGGCATCATTTTGTTCCTTCCCCATTTGATGTACTCCTGA